The window AAAGAGTTAAAACTTAATCAAAATGAAACTAATAATATATATGTTTATTTAACAAAATCTTATGTAGGGTTAAAAGATTTTGAAACAGCTTCAAAAGCTGCAAATTTAATAGTGAAAACAACAAACGAAGGAAAAAATGATTATGAGGAAGCTCTATTATCCATAGGGAAAGGATATATGGATAATAAAGATTATATAAGAGCTCAAAGAGAGTTAACAAGTGCTTTAAGTTTACAAGGGAAAAATTATGAGGATGTAGTTTTAAACCTAGCTTTAGCAGCTTATAATAACTCTCAATATATAAAGACAATAGTCTATTTAGATGAATATTATAGAGGTGCAAAGGTTGGAACAAATAAAGATCTAGTTAATTATCTATATGGATCATCTTACTATAAAACAAATGAAACATCTAAGGCTTTAGAATACTTTAAAAAAGTAAAAAATAGTAGTGTGAATTCAGAGTATAAGACATTGTCAGTTTTAACAATGATAGAGATTTATTTAAAGCAAGGAAATGGAAAAGAAGCAGAAAGTATTTTATCTAGTTTATCTTCAGAGCCTAAGTTGTATAATACTGCACTAAAGAGTTTTGGTGATTTTTACTTAGTTAGAGGATTAAATGATGTTGCGTTAAATTATTATAATAAAATAACTAATAAAGATGTTGATGTTTGGTATGGTATTGCACTATCTCAATATAGGCTAAAAGATTATAAAAATTCTTTAGAAAATTTTAGGAAATTATATCCAACAAAATATAAAAATGAAAGTATTTACTACCAACTTTCAATTGAATATTTAAATAAAAACTATAAATGGGTTTTAAATAATAGAAATTTAGTAGCAGGATTAAATTTAAATAGAGATGAAGAACTTGCAATAAATAATTTAGTAGGAACTTCAGCTTTTCAAGAGGGGGATTTCAAATTAGCAGAAGAGTATTATGCAAAAAATTATAATATATCTCCAACAAAAGAATCTCTATACAAGATGATTGTGACACTAAGTAAAACTAAGGATAGAACTAGGTTAAATAGTTTAATTAAAGAGTACAATACAAAGTATCCAACAGATCAAGAATATAAGAAAAATATAACTATAATAACTTCTGATAACTTATTAGCTGAAGGAAAAGGTGAGCAAGCTATAAGTTTGTATAAAGAATATTTAAATACAAATAGAGATCCAGATGTTGTAGCTAGCTTAATAGAGGTTATGATAGCTCAAAAAAAATATAGTGATGTTATGCAATATTTAAATATTCAAGATGCTTCTTTAGAAAATACATATCAAAAAGGTATAGCAACAATGGGAATGGGAAGATATGATGAAGCAGAGATGTATTTTAACCAAATAGTGAATAGTGAAACTAACGTAGATAAAGCTCTTTATGAGAAATCAAAATACAATATTATAAAAAATTATTTTTTATGGGAGAGATATCAAGACGCTATTGATTCAGGAGAAGCATATGTAGGAGGAGATAATCTATTTGCTTTAGAAGATGTAGTTGATAAGATAGCAATCAGTTATTTTAGATTAGATAACCCAGAAAAAGCGAGAGAATATTTTGATAAATTAAAGTTAGTTTCTAATATGGGAGATTATGCTCAGTTCCAAATAGGAGAAACATATTATAGTGAAAAAAAATATAATGAAGCTATAGAAGCTTATAAAGTAAGTGCAGAGAGTTCAAAGAATCCAGAATATAAAGAAAAAGGGTTATATTGGGAAATCTCTTCTTTATATCTGTTAAAAAATACAGATGCATTTAGTTCTAGAAGTAAAGAGTTTTTAGCTAAGTATCCAAATTCAAAATTAAAAGATAATATTCTTTTAATGGAGGGAGAACTTTACGGAGTTCAAGGGAATAGTAGCAATAGTTTGAAAAGCTATGAAAAATTATATAGTGAAACTAAAGATGACGTTTTAAAAGAAAAATCTCTTATGAAAGTGATAGAAATTTCTCAAAATACAAAAGATATAGCAAAAGAGTTAGAGTGGATAAATAAAATAACAAATGATAATAAGAAAAGTTATTATATGGCTAAGCATTATCAAAGAGAGAATAAATCAGAGGAAGCTAAGAGTGAGTATGAAAAACTAATTTTAATAGAAGATTATAAAGATTTTGCAGCATTAGGATTAGGAGATTATTACTATACTAAAAAAGATTTACCTAAAGCTAAAGAGTATTACGATACCATAATATCTTTAGAGAATAGTGCATATAAGGACAAAGCTTTATTCCAAATTGCTAATATTCAAAAAGAAACAGGATCAACAAATGAAGCAGTAAGAAATTATACAAAATTATATGTTTTATACCCAACTAGTGAATATGCTTTAGAATCTAAGATTAGATCAGCTGAAGGGTATGAAAATTTAAATAATTTTAAAGATGCAATTGCACAATATGATGAACTATTAAAAACAGAAAGTAAAAATAAAGATTATTTTTTAGAAAAATTAATATTTTTAAATCTGAAAATAGAAAAGAAAGATTTAGCAAAAATATATTATGAACAGTTAAAAAGAGAGAATTTAAAACTTTCTGAAAAATATAAAGATTTTTTTAACGGAGGAGAAAACATATGAAAAAGTTAGTTATTATGGGGTTAATGATTTTATCTGTAGGGGTTTTTGCTAATGAAGATGTAGTTATCGATAAGCAAGTAACAGGTGTAAATAAAGAACAATTAGAGAGTTATCCAAAAGAGAGTAATGTACAATTAGAGAAGAAAGTTATAAAAATAGATGATAAAAATATAACTGCTGATAAGTACAAAGATCAAAAACAAGTTATTCAAATAAATGAAACGAATGATTCATTAAATAAAAGTCTAACTGAAACAGATAGTGGAACTCCAATTTGGAAGTATATTATAGGAGTAGTAGCTTTAGTAACATTAGGAATAGCATTATAATAGTAATTTACAACTTAAAAGATTAGGAGGTCTAAAAAATGTATTGGTTAGTAAATGGTGGAATACTTATGTATTTTATAGTATTTATGTCAATATTAGGATTGTATGTAATTATAGAAAGAGCAATTTATTTTAGAGTTAACGAAAATATAGATATGTCTAGAATAAGACCTATATTGCGTAATGCAATCGAAAAAAATGATATAAAAGGAGCTATAACAACTTTAGGGAATCAAAAGAGTTCAACTGCAAAAGTTATAAAAGAAGTTCTAATATATTGGTACAAAACAAGAAGTACAAATGTGGAAACATTAGAAGAGAAAGCTAGAGAAGTAGCTTTAGCTCAAGTTCCTAAATTAGAGAGAAATATGTGGCTTTTATCAGTAGTAGCACATACAACTCCATTAATAGGGTTATTAGGAACTGTTACAGGTATGATTAAAGCATTCCAAGCAGTATCATTACATGGAACTGGGGACGCTTCAGTTTTAGCAAGTGGAATATCTCAAGCTTTATTAACAACAGCAGGAGGATTATTCGTTGCAATCCCATCAATTATTTTATATAACTATTTTAATAAAAAAATTGATGACCAAATAAATGATATGGAAAAAGGTAGTGCAGAGTTAATAAACTATTTCAGAAAATAAAGGAGGGGGAGCATGAAACTTAATAGAATTAAAAGAAGATCAGGTAATTCTTTAATCCTTGAATTAACTCCCTTAATAGACGTAGTATTCTTGCTGTTAATATTTTTCTTGGTTGCTACTACTTTTGAAGATGTGAATAGTAGTATAAAGATAGACTTGCCAACATCTACAGTAAAAAGTACTAAGCCAGTTAACGAGTTACAAGTTATTGTAACTAAAGATAAAGAATATTTTATAAGTTATAAAGACAAGGGAAAAAGTAAAAGAGAAAAAGTAAATCCTAAAGAGTTAAAAGAGGCATTAGCACAAAAGCTTAATGAATCAGAGGATAAAAATGTTATCATTAGTGCTGATAAAAGTGTAAGTCATGGAATAATTGTAGATACAATGACAGCAGCTAAAGAGGCAGGAGCTATTTCTTTAGATATAGATACAGCTTCTCCTGGAAAGTAGGTGCAAATCTATGAATAGACAAAATAGTGACTTAAAGATATTTTTAGCATCAGTGGTAATAAATATTCTTATTCTGTTTTTAATTCCTGGGATTAAAATAGATGAAATAGTTGATAAAAAATTAAAAGTAGGATTAGTAGCATTAGAAACAGCAACAAAAAAAACAACTACAAAACCAGAACCTAAAAACAAAACTACTCCAGTTAAAGATGAAAAAAAGGAAGAAAAAAAAGTTGTTAAAAAAGAAGAGCCTAAACCAGTAGAGAAAAAGCCAGAAGTAAAAGAAGTTAAGAAATTAACGTTAGATGATTTAGCAAAAAGTATTTCTAAGAGAGAAGCAGAGTTTTTAGCTATCGATAAGCCTTCAATTAGAGAAGTTAATAGTGATTTAAAAAAGGAACTATTAGATAAAAAAGATTTAAAAGAAGCAGATAAAAAATCTCCAATTGATCCAACTAAAGATATAACAATTTCCAAAGAAGACACAGTTTTAGATAAAAGTATGGAGTATCAATTAGATGATAATACTAAAGATTTAGCTTTTCAAGGAGAGGGAGAAGAGGATCTAGGATTTAAAACTATGGTAGAAAAAAATGGAACAGATGGACTTCCAAGTGGTTATAGATTAGGTGTAGAAGATGGAGATGTAATTGCTAAATGGGATCAAAACAATAGAGAACCAAGATATCCAGAAGAAGCACAATTAAGGGGTATGCAAGGAAAAGTCTTATTAAAAATACAAATAGATGAAACAGGAAAAGTTACATCAGTATTTATAGAAAAGGGTAGTGGAGTTCCAGAAATAAATTTAGCTATAGAGGAGATAGCAAGAACTTGGAGAATATATTTAACTAAAAATGGATTAAATATAGAGGGAAATGTTAACTTAGAATACAGCTTTAAATTGTTAGGAGCTTCATAAATTAGAAGTAAAAATTAGAGGATGGTGAAGAGATTTGACTCTTTTAGGATTTAGATTAGAAAATGAATTAAAAGACGAGTTAGAAAGTAATTTTGAAAATGAGTTGAGATTTGCAGAAAATATAAGCTCTTTTATGGAATTATTAAAAGAGAGAAAGTATGAAGCTGTTGTAATAGATGAAACAAATTTACAACAAGATGCTTTGGTAAATCTTGTAAAAAAAATTACAGAAACACATAAAAGATCAGTAATTATAATAATGGGAGAAACTTCAAATTTAAAATTAGTTGCAGGAGTTATAAAAGCAGGTGCGTATGACTATATTTTAAAACCAATTAGTCCAAAAGATGTTAATAAAATCTTAGAAAAAGCAGTAAAAGACCATAAATTATTAGCTGAAAGAGTTGATAGAAACAAAAATACTGGAGATAAGTTAATAGGGCAAACAAAAGAGATTGTAGAAGTCTACAAGATGATAGGGAGAGTTTCAAATAGTAGAATACCTGTTCTGGTAGTGGGAGAAAAAGGAACAGGAAAAAGTAGTGTTGCAACAGCAATACATCAATTTAGTGATTGGAGTGCAAAGCCATTTTTATCTGTAAATTGTACATCATTTCAAAATAATCTTTTAGAGAGAAAATTATTTGGATATGAAAAAGGAGCTTTTGAAGGAGCAGCATTTTCTCAAATTGGAGATTTAGAAAAAGCGAATGGTGGAACATTGCATCTAGGAAATATAGAATCTTTAAGTTTAGATATGCAGTCAAAGATTTTATATTTATTACAAGAGGGAGAGTTCTTCAGAATGGGTGGATCAGAGCCTATAGAGATGGACATCAGAATTGTAGCTACAACAAGTGAAAACTTAGAAGAGTTAATAAATAAGAAATTATTTATAGATGAACTATATAATAAGCTAAAGATTTTAGAAATTAATATTCCTCCTTTGAGAGACAGAAAAGATGATATACCATTTATTATAGATCATTATTTAGCTAGTTGTAATGAGGAGTTACATAAAGCAGTAAAAGGTGTTAGTAAACCTGCTATGAAAAAAATAATGAGATATGATTGGCCTGGAAATGTAAATGAATTAAAAAATGCTATTAAATCAGCAGTAGCTTTATGTAGAGGAAGTTCTATATTAGTTGAAGAGTTACCTGGAAATGTAACTGGAAATAAAATATCTAAAAGAAAAGGAGATAACCAAAGTTGGGTATTGACTGATTGGATAGAAGGTGAACTTTTAGGGCTAAAAAATAATAAACAAAATAACTATTATGGAATAATAATATCAAAAGTTGAAAAAGAGTTAATACGTCAAGTATTAGAGATAACAAGTGGTAAAAAAGTAGAAACAGCAGAATTACTTGGAATAACAAGAAATACACTGAGAACAAAGATGAATAACTATGGTTTAGAGTAAAACTCTAGACCTTAGGAGGAAAAAAATGCACGTAACATTATATAGAAAATATAGACCTAAGGATTTTGAAGAGATTGCAGGAGAACAAGAGATTGTTCAAACATTAAAAAATTCATTAAAATCAAACAGATTAGCTCACGCTTATTTATTTACAGGACCTAGAGGAGTTGGAAAAACATCTATAGCTAGACTTATGGCAAAAGGTGTGAATTGTTTAACAAATGGGGTAACAGATACACCTTGCAATATATGTGAAAATTGTAAAGAAATTTCAGCAGGAAATTTCTTAGATTTAATAGAGATAGATGCAGCTTCGAATAGAGGAATTGATGAAATAAGGCAACTAAAAGAAAAAATAAACTATAGTCCTACAAAGGGAAGAAAAAAGGTCTATATAATAGACGAGGTTCATATGCTGACAAAAGAGGCTTTTAATGCTTTATTAAAAACATTAGAAGAACCACCAGAGCATGTATTGTTTATATTAGCAACAACAGAACCAGATAAAATTTTACCAACGATTATTTCAAGATGTCAAAGATATGATTTTAAAAGTGTTAATTATAGAGATATGAGAGAAAAACTTATGTATATAATAGACAATGAAGGATATAAAATTGATGAACCTAGTTTAGTAGCTATTTACGAAGCATCTGGTGGAAGTATGAGAGATTCAATATCTATATTAGAAAGATTGATGATAAATACAGAAAATAAAGATATTGTGATTGAAAAAACTGAAGATGTGTTAGGAATAACTCCAATAAAAATAATAGATCAATTTATAGAGATTATAGAGAAAAAAAATCAATCAGAGGGAGTTGAACTTTTAGAAGAGATTTGGAAAAATTCAATTGATATTGAAATATTTTTTAAAGATCTAGCTAAAAGAGCCAAAGATAGAATAGTAAAAATTGATTTAAAAACAGAGATCGGTTTAGAAATAATAGATACAGTTTATGATATATTATCTAAATTTCGTTATGAAGAAGATAAAAGATTAGTAGGATATGTTATCCTAAATAGATTAACTGAAAAAGTTGAAAAAGAAGTTATAGTTGAAAAGATAATAGAAAGAGTTCAAAATCCACAAGAAACTTTAGAGATTGAGACTTCAATAGATTATAGCGAATCAGAAAATATATCTAAAATTAGTTATGAGGAAGTAAAAAAATCTTGGAATACTATAATAGAAGAGGCTAAAAAAGTAAAAATGACTTTTGGAGCGTTTTTAATTAAAGCTTATTTTAAGGATTTTTCAAATAATACTTTAGTTATTGGATTTGCAAATGATCAAAGCTTTGCAAAAAATATGATGGAAACAGAACCATATAGAACATTATTTTTAGAGACAGTTAGGAAGGTTCTTAAATCTAAAATCATGATAAAATATGAATTACAAGAGGTTAATAAGAGTAAAGATAGAGTAGAAGGAGAAGACTTTTCTAAAAAGATAATAGATTTTTTTGGAGGAGAAATAATATAGCTTAACAAAACTCTACCTTTATGGTATAATTATCCTGATAAAGTTTTAGGAGGATTAATGTTTTTAATAACAGGAATTATAATAGCAGCATTATTTTTAGTTTCTACATCGATGCCTTTTCTAAGTTGGGTATTACCTTTTTATAAAATAAAAAAATTAGAAAATGCAGATTTAAAAACTAAAGTTATAGCCAATATAGTTGCTTTAGCTGCTATAGGTTGGGTAGATATAAAGTTTTTAATAACTTATATAGGAGTTTTTAGTTCAATAGAAGTTTTATACTATCTATTTAAAAAACATGGTTACAAAATAGCATATTTTGATAGAATTTTTATAACAAGTTTATTAATAGGTATAGGAATTTCTATTTATATGTATTTTAATAGAGTTGGATTAAATATAGGATTTGAACAATTAAAAAATTTATATTTACAAAAGACAACATTTTCGCAATATGAAGTAGATATGGCTTTTAAATACATAAAAGATAACTTTGTATATTTAATATTTATATATATAAATATGACAGTGTTCTTAACTTATTATTTCTTGAATAAAGAGACGTTTGTTAAATGGGATGTGTCGTATTTATGGTTAATTCCATATGTAATAGTTTTCTTTATAAACAAATATACATCTTTAGGTGGAAGCTTAACAGAAAACATTTTAGAGATTTTGAAAATTGTTTATATAATGTATTTCATGAGAATTGTTACTGGAATATTAAATGAAAAAATAAAAAAACAATCACTATGTTTTACAGTAGGAGTGTTTCTAGCTTTAATTTCTCCAGAGTTTGCATTTATTTTTGGAGCATTAGCTAGTTGTATAAGAATAAAAATAGTAAAATCATAAAATAATCAGGAGGAGTTTTTATGTCAAAAATACAAGTAATTTTAACAGCAGATGTAGCAGGTCAAGGAAGAAAAGGAGAGATTGTAAGTGTTTCTGAAGGATATGCAAAAAACTTCCTATTAAAAAATAACAAAGGGATTATTGCCACTCCAGAGGAGTTAAAAAAGATAGAGAATAAAAAGGTAAGAGATGCAAAAAAAGCTGAAGAAGAAAAGAAAAAATCAATTGAAATAAAAGCTTTATTAGAAAGTAAAAAATTAACAATTGTTGGAAAAACAGGAGATAACGGAAAGTTATTTGGAGCAATAACAAACAAAGAGATTTCAGCAGAATTAAAAAAAGAGTTTGGATTAGATATAGATAGAAAAAAAATAGAGTGCACTATTAAAAGCTTAGGAGAGCATAAAGCAATTGTAAAATTACATACAGATGTAAAGGCTGAGGTTTTAGTAGTAATAAAAGGATAGTGAAATATGGAAGATATAGAAAAACTTAGAAAGATTCCAAGCAGTTTAGAAGCTGAAAGATCAGTTCTAGGTGGTATTTTTTTGA of the Cetobacterium sp. NK01 genome contains:
- a CDS encoding tetratricopeptide repeat protein; its protein translation is MRKLKLLLAGLLICSGLMASEKEDIKFLDELFIQKKYSMALQESNNFITKYPRSKYIKNIKVRMGQVYYVEGRYQEAINTLNACLKELKLNQNETNNIYVYLTKSYVGLKDFETASKAANLIVKTTNEGKNDYEEALLSIGKGYMDNKDYIRAQRELTSALSLQGKNYEDVVLNLALAAYNNSQYIKTIVYLDEYYRGAKVGTNKDLVNYLYGSSYYKTNETSKALEYFKKVKNSSVNSEYKTLSVLTMIEIYLKQGNGKEAESILSSLSSEPKLYNTALKSFGDFYLVRGLNDVALNYYNKITNKDVDVWYGIALSQYRLKDYKNSLENFRKLYPTKYKNESIYYQLSIEYLNKNYKWVLNNRNLVAGLNLNRDEELAINNLVGTSAFQEGDFKLAEEYYAKNYNISPTKESLYKMIVTLSKTKDRTRLNSLIKEYNTKYPTDQEYKKNITIITSDNLLAEGKGEQAISLYKEYLNTNRDPDVVASLIEVMIAQKKYSDVMQYLNIQDASLENTYQKGIATMGMGRYDEAEMYFNQIVNSETNVDKALYEKSKYNIIKNYFLWERYQDAIDSGEAYVGGDNLFALEDVVDKIAISYFRLDNPEKAREYFDKLKLVSNMGDYAQFQIGETYYSEKKYNEAIEAYKVSAESSKNPEYKEKGLYWEISSLYLLKNTDAFSSRSKEFLAKYPNSKLKDNILLMEGELYGVQGNSSNSLKSYEKLYSETKDDVLKEKSLMKVIEISQNTKDIAKELEWINKITNDNKKSYYMAKHYQRENKSEEAKSEYEKLILIEDYKDFAALGLGDYYYTKKDLPKAKEYYDTIISLENSAYKDKALFQIANIQKETGSTNEAVRNYTKLYVLYPTSEYALESKIRSAEGYENLNNFKDAIAQYDELLKTESKNKDYFLEKLIFLNLKIEKKDLAKIYYEQLKRENLKLSEKYKDFFNGGENI
- a CDS encoding MotA/TolQ/ExbB proton channel family protein, giving the protein MYWLVNGGILMYFIVFMSILGLYVIIERAIYFRVNENIDMSRIRPILRNAIEKNDIKGAITTLGNQKSSTAKVIKEVLIYWYKTRSTNVETLEEKAREVALAQVPKLERNMWLLSVVAHTTPLIGLLGTVTGMIKAFQAVSLHGTGDASVLASGISQALLTTAGGLFVAIPSIILYNYFNKKIDDQINDMEKGSAELINYFRK
- a CDS encoding ExbD/TolR family protein, which produces MKLNRIKRRSGNSLILELTPLIDVVFLLLIFFLVATTFEDVNSSIKIDLPTSTVKSTKPVNELQVIVTKDKEYFISYKDKGKSKREKVNPKELKEALAQKLNESEDKNVIISADKSVSHGIIVDTMTAAKEAGAISLDIDTASPGK
- a CDS encoding energy transducer TonB, producing the protein MNRQNSDLKIFLASVVINILILFLIPGIKIDEIVDKKLKVGLVALETATKKTTTKPEPKNKTTPVKDEKKEEKKVVKKEEPKPVEKKPEVKEVKKLTLDDLAKSISKREAEFLAIDKPSIREVNSDLKKELLDKKDLKEADKKSPIDPTKDITISKEDTVLDKSMEYQLDDNTKDLAFQGEGEEDLGFKTMVEKNGTDGLPSGYRLGVEDGDVIAKWDQNNREPRYPEEAQLRGMQGKVLLKIQIDETGKVTSVFIEKGSGVPEINLAIEEIARTWRIYLTKNGLNIEGNVNLEYSFKLLGAS
- a CDS encoding sigma-54-dependent transcriptional regulator yields the protein MTLLGFRLENELKDELESNFENELRFAENISSFMELLKERKYEAVVIDETNLQQDALVNLVKKITETHKRSVIIIMGETSNLKLVAGVIKAGAYDYILKPISPKDVNKILEKAVKDHKLLAERVDRNKNTGDKLIGQTKEIVEVYKMIGRVSNSRIPVLVVGEKGTGKSSVATAIHQFSDWSAKPFLSVNCTSFQNNLLERKLFGYEKGAFEGAAFSQIGDLEKANGGTLHLGNIESLSLDMQSKILYLLQEGEFFRMGGSEPIEMDIRIVATTSENLEELINKKLFIDELYNKLKILEINIPPLRDRKDDIPFIIDHYLASCNEELHKAVKGVSKPAMKKIMRYDWPGNVNELKNAIKSAVALCRGSSILVEELPGNVTGNKISKRKGDNQSWVLTDWIEGELLGLKNNKQNNYYGIIISKVEKELIRQVLEITSGKKVETAELLGITRNTLRTKMNNYGLE
- the dnaX gene encoding DNA polymerase III subunit gamma/tau; amino-acid sequence: MHVTLYRKYRPKDFEEIAGEQEIVQTLKNSLKSNRLAHAYLFTGPRGVGKTSIARLMAKGVNCLTNGVTDTPCNICENCKEISAGNFLDLIEIDAASNRGIDEIRQLKEKINYSPTKGRKKVYIIDEVHMLTKEAFNALLKTLEEPPEHVLFILATTEPDKILPTIISRCQRYDFKSVNYRDMREKLMYIIDNEGYKIDEPSLVAIYEASGGSMRDSISILERLMINTENKDIVIEKTEDVLGITPIKIIDQFIEIIEKKNQSEGVELLEEIWKNSIDIEIFFKDLAKRAKDRIVKIDLKTEIGLEIIDTVYDILSKFRYEEDKRLVGYVILNRLTEKVEKEVIVEKIIERVQNPQETLEIETSIDYSESENISKISYEEVKKSWNTIIEEAKKVKMTFGAFLIKAYFKDFSNNTLVIGFANDQSFAKNMMETEPYRTLFLETVRKVLKSKIMIKYELQEVNKSKDRVEGEDFSKKIIDFFGGEII
- the rplI gene encoding 50S ribosomal protein L9, encoding MSKIQVILTADVAGQGRKGEIVSVSEGYAKNFLLKNNKGIIATPEELKKIENKKVRDAKKAEEEKKKSIEIKALLESKKLTIVGKTGDNGKLFGAITNKEISAELKKEFGLDIDRKKIECTIKSLGEHKAIVKLHTDVKAEVLVVIKG